The Misgurnus anguillicaudatus chromosome 12, ASM2758022v2, whole genome shotgun sequence region GTTTGGTGGTGATGAACAACGTTCTGCCCCGGTCTTTAGTAATGCACTACAAGTACGATCTTAAAGGCTCCACTTACAAACGAAGAGCGTCGCGGAAAGAGCGCGCCAAGTCCTCTCCAACCTTCAAGGACCTGGACTTCCAAGAGATGTTTGAAGGTCTTTATTTTGATGCAGACACATACAACGCTCTaataaagactcttcagagagaTTGTCGGGTTAGTTGGCTTTGTTGCGTATAGTGCTACATTGCTCTTTGGTATTATGAATTATCTGTGGTTATGATCTCTAATCATAATGTTTCACAGGTGCTGGAGAGCTTTAAGATCATGGACTATAGTTTGCTGCTGGGAATCCATGTCCTGGATAAGAAGTTGAGGGGAAGGGGAGGCAGAGGGGACAGTAAACGTCAGGGTGGTCAAAAGGTCCTGTACTCAACCGCCTTGGAGTCAATTCAAGGAGATGGGAAAGCTGCCGAGCCTCTCGCTGACACTGATGATGACACGTGAGTCTTAAAAGGGAGTTTGGTTGCAAGATATAAAAAGTCCAGACAGGAGGTCTGGAAgaggaaaacattacagtaTAGACAGACTCATAAAGCACTACATATTGATAAAATAAGGAGAGCTGTTAAAGGTAATTAACTCTTAATGGGAGGAGCTACAACGCAAGGGATAAACAGATTGAAACAGTCCAGGCAGCTTCTTTGTtgtttaagaaatattttatgAATATGTTGGATGTGTTTCCAATAAACAATGTTGGTTTCAGAATGGGCGGCATCCCAGCTAAACACAAAGATGAGAAGTTGCTGATCTTTTTGGGAATCATTGACATACTGCAGTCTTACAGGTATAGTTCACATGTTTATCAAAGCATATGAATACTGaaatattgcagtattgaaagTTTTACTATTCAACATTCAAACCATCTATCTCTGAAAACAGGTTTATAAAAAAGGTTGAGCATTCTTGGAAGGCTTTGGTACACGACGGCGTACGTATTCTCTGTTTCTTACCAGAAGTCTTGGTATTTCCTTTCAATAATCATCATGATTTATGCCTCTTTTCAATTTTCTGTAGGATACAATATCCGTCCACAGACCTAATTTCTATGCTGACAGATTCCTGAAGTTCATGGGCAGcacagtatttaaaaaaattcatcgTACGTTTGACACttcctttgtttttttaaaacgtCTATGATCATTTGAAGTGCCATACTTAATTTTCCTTGctcttttcattttttgttttagcAATCCGTGGTGCCTCTTCTAGAAGGAAGAGAAGCTCCATCAAGCCATGTAGATCGGCCTCACAGGAAGTTCTGCCAACCGTAACAGAAGAGAGTTTTCAAGATAGGAGAGCGCAAAGTCTCGAAAACCTTGATGACCCAGGTGCTTATTTGAGcactttaaataattttcaccttgtactaggggtggaacaatacatgtattcgtttcgaaccgaatcggtacgggggtcacggttcggtgcatgaatttaaacggagaatacacggtatgaaaataaaaaaaaacttgcgtgcaaaataattaatgtaatgcggaactactgttggatacgcgggttctttatggacagctaatctgttgccccgctttagctctgaagctctggcgccaatgcagccgagctccgcctatgtatgcgctctatcagagcccgtctacattctctggcactctgcatttttttgtcaCGTCGTCGCTGGTCCAGTCAGTGAGTGAGCAGccgacagcgagtatggcaagtggggttccacaagagttagatgctccgccagcctctttaagatcgcaagtttggcaaaacttcagttttccagtcagttacaatagtacaggcgagagagtggtggaaaagacgaggactttgcgtcggcgttgttcagcagttgttaggtatgtgagtggaaatacatcttcagggctctcaagtctcacgcattcaccttgacacacacgcatttcagtcagttcaaacgccacactttgtatttctcacgctgagaagtaggagataaattgtcctgctatatacaacaggcatacgcagggcagttctgtcgagttcagctgctttcagttttttaagcgtgctcaactttatgcagcgccatcagcgtcagagtaccgcgagaaatcttgcggaggaggctgatttcaaatcgctctcccGTTGCTCTGACGTCATCAACTAGTCGTTtccagggtttaaattgggccggggccgtccggggctaagctccggcacataggctgaaggtcgCGCTCTGCTCTTGCCAGTGTACCCGCTGCGCTTGTGCGTGTGTactcgctgcgctggtgcgCGTGCACTGAAGCGAAGGGAATAATGCGTTTTCATTCATTATGGGACATACTCACcaacgcaagttcaacgatttgcgcgagcagattacatacaaagtcaatgcaaagacgcaaccAGGCGCGTCCTCGCATGGGGCGATGacaatgacgcgaattgggcaccgcaattgccgcgaaaacacggcgcttttccctttaaatgcgtcttcgcgcaagttatgCAACTTAAGCAAAAAAACTCagaacttcaagaacgcgctctcacacaggatcatttgacgagaaagagagagagaaacagagagagagagagagagagagagagagaaagagagacagagagagagaggtaagaatggtgcccacgtcgagaaaacttcataagactagaaacgtgtaaaggattaaagtatgtatgtcactCATCTAATTACATTATGTTAAGGATGACACTGGATATAACTATtacagtttaataaaataatgtattttgattacacaaatcaaacctaactatatgattgttttagctgctgaccagcatagggaatctctatggctaatttataagacattttgatgatacagtactgtgtgttgtaccttttctttttatttgagTCTTTttagcctatcttatgcctagaattattcaaggagaTTGATTCTTTAAacttcctttaaagtttgatcagttgtgcataatgacatgtgcaacaaatggatatagggtgtcaaactcatagatttgcatcatttaaaattcagacgctctttataaaatatttggggtcaacctctggcacagctttaaagctgaaactgatcaaatcctatcagaggtccagaatgtcattgaaacacaccagtggctttgctatcatcagtattaaacatgttaccccttgaAGTACCCCTCCCCGcagagcccccccccccccccccacataacaaatcccaatttaacccctggtcgtttcttgcagcccctcgtgaagtcgtatacacctattaattcatcttacaagcctattttttggttctttagtacattaatatgaaataaggccaaaatgtaattttaaaatgtatttaggtaacacttgtaatacatttgaacccatatttgtatgaaagatgagtacaagattacttaaagaggtatacattttaaatgcatttcagttcatattcatgacatctgaaaataacactgataagaacacctatgtttttaagattagcttaagtactaaaaaaaatgccttcttcatttttgttttgcttttccctccattgtaccgaaagtgaatcgaaccgtggcgcctgaaccgaggtacgaaccaaaccgggacttctgtgtaccgttccacccctaccTTGTACTGTAAGCAGTACAAGGCAACCTTTTTTCTATCGGGACACCCTTGCATACATATACGACAATCTGAGCCCCCCCAAACCTCTTCATCCATCTTTCCTTTTGATTTTGCCGTTATGTTGACAAGCACGTTGAGATGGAGCGAGCAAAATTGAAAGAATTATTTTACATAAGAGAACATTTTACTACTTTATCTTGCCATTGTAAGCATACATTGTAagcaacttaattttttttttattattagttgAACATTTTATACATCTTTATTTGAGCTCAAAGCATATCAGATCCTGTGAACTCTGGCGCCCCCCTAAGGCATAATAGGCTTGTTtatgacacatttttttctaaGATACCGCCTTTTGGCTAAATGTTAGGGCATGATTGAATGTATCAATCCTAGAATGCTTGGTTACAATTTCATTGAAAGAAGTGATAATTattaaaacactttaatttattaatttatttaatttatttttttatttaatgtattttttatttaatttattaatttagctaatttatttttttatttaatttatttaatttattaaatactgAAATGCTGGTGTAGACAAATGTAAACACAAATCTGCTTTCTTTGACAGATCCAAACTCCTCTCAGACACCTGATGTTGATCTAACCTGCATTAGCATCCACCCAGCAATTTCCGTGAACAGCATTTCATCAGTTTCCTCTATAGATGATATAAAGGTTGAAACAGAAGCAGATTCAGATACCAGGTGTTTGTTCAGTTGACACGCTTACTGTACAACTTATATTATAACTTTTGTAAACGTATATTTTTCAATTTCTTTCATAACACTTACTTTCACTTTATACAGCTAATGATAAATATATGAACCCGATTTgcgttttgtgttgttttcctcAGTGATAATCACCGAACGTCCACCTCGACATTAGCTTTGGAGGATAGTGCTCTTCCATCTCCAAATTCACAGGGGAGCACACCTGAATCTGGTTTAGATGTATACTTGGTcagtatttacttttatttttttgctttcaTGTATAAACTATTTCtattttttctctttatatGGCCTGTATGAGGAACTACTTTGCACTcatctacactcacctaaaggattattaggaacaccatactaatactgtgtttgaccccctttcgcatTCAGAACtcccttaattctatgtggcattgatttaacaacattctttagaaatgttggcccatattgatagtatagcatcttgcagttgatggagatttgtgggatgcacatccagggcacgaagctcccgttccaccacatcccaaagatgctctattgggttgagatctggtgactgtgggggcaattttagtacagtgaacgcattgtcatgttcaagaaaccaatttgaaatgattcaagctttgtgacttggtgcattatcctgttggaagtagccattagaggatgggtacatggtggtcataaagggatggacatggtcagaaacaatgctcaggtatgCTGTGggatttaaacgatgcccaattggcactaaggggcctaaagtgtgccaagaaaacatcccccacaccattacaccaccaccaccagcttgcacagtggtaacaaggcatgatggatccattttcttattctgtttacgccaaattctggctctaccatctgaatggttcaacagaaatggagactcatcagaccaggcaacatttttccagtcttcaactgtccaattttggtgagctcgtgcaaattgtagcctctttttcctatttgtagtggagatgagtggtacccggtggggtcttttgctgttgtagcccatccgcctcaaggttgtgcatgttgtggcttcacaaatgctttgctgcatacctcggttgtaacgagtggttatttcatttaaagttgctcttctgtcagcttgaatcagtcaccccattctcctctgagctctagcatcaacaaggcatttttgcccacaggtctgctgcatactggatggtTTTCCCTTTTCataccattctttgtaaaccctagaaatggttgtgcgtgaaaatcacctttctttcccattctgacattcagtttggagttcaggagtttgtcttgaccaggaccacacccctaaatgcattgaagcaactgccatgtgattggttgattagataattgcattaatgagaaattgaacaggcgttcctaataatcctttaggtgagtgtataacaCCATATCAACAGACTGGTTAAGCACCCTTGAAACCATCTAGCAATAGACTGCCGCAGGGATGACAtattttgtaggccaaccccgGAAGTAAGCAGGACACTCGTTAAagaaaaataagctctgtgtttcAAAAGGTTTATGACACATTTTGTCCAACAATataatcttcacagatgaacacagcttttattaatttttgaagtgtaaatttgttttgttttttatttctagtaaacacatttagacttcaaaattcataaaggTTGTCCCGCTTAcggggttggcctacaaaaatgtcatccctgcggcactctatCTAAGTCGTCATCTATTTGATATGCCATACAGTAGCAACCATCCACTAGCAACACCCTGTAAACCACCAACAACATTATAGCATTCCCTCAAAACACAACGGCtgcatctgaaagcagctgacttgttgcctctcTGCCCAACTTGGTACTCGTTTTCATAGATCAAAAGATGTTACAATCAATAATGAAATGTTCTTAATCtcatttttctttgtttttatagtGATATGTGAAGGTTTTTGAAGTGGACCAGACCACCAGTACATCTACAAGTGGATATAGATTACCCATTTCATATTATTATCAAAATCATTTCATTTGATAACGGCAAATCTTGCAACTCGCTGCCTCGCCAGGCCCTTAGATATTTTGCACAACAGATTTTTTGTAGCTGCTAATACACGTAAGATAAAGATCTTATGTCTGAAATAGTGGCAGTGCAGTTGCCACACTATATATAAGCAGTGCCTCGCAGACTCCGTGCACTTTGTACTTGCAGGCACTTGCAATGTTCGTCATGTAATGTTAGTTACAATCCTATGTACTGTACCTATCTGATGTGTGCATTGTTTGTTATTCTTTATCAACGTGTGTGATAAATGATTAAGGGATGTGTGCAGGAcagaaaatgtaatttattatttaataatcaCGAATTATCTTTGAAGCACTTCTAACAATGCATTATTTAAGTGATcgttttattcatttgtttgatTATTACAGTACAATGATTAgtgccaaaaaaaaaatggtaatgGTTTCAAATATTAACATGAATGAAATTAAGTTTTGATCATGTAATGATGTAAGAGGGCCACTGCAATGTTTAATTTTACCTTTTGTAAAGAATAAGCCTACATTGGTTTAAAAGTAACAAACCAGTCCATTTTAAatacataatatattttaattaaatacttATAATACTTATAAATAACTCTGTAGAGTGTATTGCAGTTGCTTTTAAGCTATTAAATGAAGTATTTCTGAGAAGTCAATCTAAGCAATACAGTATACCAAACAGAATCAAAACGTTATTGAATGGATGTCTCTATTTTGAAAGGGTAAAATTAACaccagttaaaaaaatatatcaaaatgcTTTTACCTCTACCTAATGTATAAAGCTGTGGGCAGGTAAACATAAGCTCCACTAGGAGgcactgtatgtatgtatgatgcttatttacattatttattcagGCTTGGACTGTTTTAAGTTTTTGACAAAATAATGTTAGACTGTAAAGGTAATTATATACATCTGACCATAAAAACATCaataaatgtatacaatttATCAGAATTGCAAAGATTTCTACATGATACCGTGAAGACGTTAAGATACATGGTAATAAGCATCctctactgaaaaatccagcaaagaccggCATGGTCTGGTggctggttttggctggtttaaggtggcagtagctggtgggtcagctgatCTTCCAGCTAAGTCTAGCTAGACCAACtcaaaaagtgaccaaaacacagttagGCCAGCTTGCTACACCTGCAAAACCAgctaaccctgctgaaaaaaacaataaaaccattacagaaaattctaatggtttccattaaaataccaataggaaccatatagcttttaccattaaaaccactacaatgtagtgtgttttgggcaatattcaattagaaccaatacatttccattagaaccaatacatagaaccaatacttaccattagagaccaacaaaaaccaatacacggTAGTGTGTTatggccatattccattagaaccaataaaattcccaataaaaccattagaattttggttaaataatggttttattgtttttttcagcagggaaaaccaagctgggagaccagctaaaaccagctcaccagcttatgctggtcttagctggatttttcagtataTGTAAGGAATATTTGACGATGAGcccttgaattatttgaaaataaagcaCACCCATAGATAATGCTAAAAGTAGCATTTTATTAGTAGTATTTGCAAACAAATTATGCTTAAGCTAACTTCACTTTTCTgagcctatttatttatttatttattttcaatttaacCAACAAGGTGAAGGTATGTGGAAGTATAAATTTGCCCTTGCCCTTAAGTTTACACAGGCTTCAACTAGTGTAGTTCAGTGAATCGCACATcactatacattttttttcttttatcattaaaCCTAATCGCGTGTTTTTAATTACTTATATTTTAGATTGTTCGATAAAATGCCCCATACAAGTGTAAAAGTAAATATGTGTGGTGGTACGAATGTCCTCTGTGGTCACGTGGTTTGGGAACGCACTGTGGACTCACCTGCGCGTTCAAAGACACGCCCGTACCTGGAAGTTTCAGGAAACCAGGGATTGTACACAAAACCGAGTTCAATCGtactttttttaatgttcagTCGTTTTTAAGTCTTAAGGAGTCTTTTGTGTCTGTATGTGAGTTTATGGAGCTTCGGTATTTGGCCAGTCTGAAGGTACGTGCTTTCATATTGAAGAACTTGTATTTCTCTTGTTTACCTCACGTTTGTTCTGGTTTCGGTTGTCCATTGTTTAGGGAGGTGGCTGATAAAAACCCGCACTAATGTCAGAGAAACATAAAACAACAAGGTTTTGTTTTGTCTGCAGGAGTTTATACTTTAATGCAGATCTTTATTTACTTTTGCTTTATGTGTAGACACGCGTCTGCGTTTGACACGTTTTTGAGAAAACAGGCCtacaaataaagtaaatcacaaaacttCAGTAACTTTTCATAATTATGCATCAGTTTTTTCCTAACTACACTGAGGTTTTTTACTGAAAAGTATATTTATGTTTTGACAAACGGGTATTTTTGTCTCGTGAAGGTCACTGAATTTATTTGTCTTCACATTTATGCATAAAAGAAGGTTTGAGTACTGAGCATAAACATTTCAACAGACCTGTAACGTTAACGGTTACAAGGAAAGGTATTTTAAGCTAGTGTTTTAAAACTCTGAAATAACAcagatatatatttaaagacaaATCAAAACTTTATACTTTATATCTTATATTTTAATCTTCATGTTGCCCAATTCAAAAGTTGGTATACTGTTAACTAATCGGTTTTAATAGAAACTAATGGTTTGTGTGGGCTACTAATGGCACAGTCTGGCAGATAGGAACCAACAGAAGACTACATGAATGAATTTGTAATAGTATTAATGGTTAACAGCTCTTGGAATGCAAACCATTGGAATTGTATGGGTTTTTTTGGTGGGGGGTTGACACTTATTTAAAGTGAATGTCCCCTTTTTAATAATCATTTTATTATTGTATATACATTATagaatttgtatatttttcttcattatgtTGTGTCTTTTCAAAGCATCAGTTTCCCAAACTTCCTTGTACATGTAAACTTGCAGAAC contains the following coding sequences:
- the pip5k1ba gene encoding phosphatidylinositol-4-phosphate 5-kinase, type I, beta a, whose translation is MKKRAVYKMNSTSSDTGGGRPQKTAGKDHKKPTAEALKGAIQLGIGYTVGNLTSKPDRDVLMQDFYVVESVFLPSEGSNLTPAHHYPDFRFKTYAPLAFRYFRELFGIKPDDYLYSICKEPLIELSNPGASSSWFYLTSDDEFIIKTVQHKEAEFLQKLLPGYYMNLNQNPRTLLPKFYGLYCIQSSGVNIRLVVMNNVLPRSLVMHYKYDLKGSTYKRRASRKERAKSSPTFKDLDFQEMFEGLYFDADTYNALIKTLQRDCRVLESFKIMDYSLLLGIHVLDKKLRGRGGRGDSKRQGGQKVLYSTALESIQGDGKAAEPLADTDDDTMGGIPAKHKDEKLLIFLGIIDILQSYRFIKKVEHSWKALVHDGDTISVHRPNFYADRFLKFMGSTVFKKIHPIRGASSRRKRSSIKPCRSASQEVLPTVTEESFQDRRAQSLENLDDPDPNSSQTPDVDLTCISIHPAISVNSISSVSSIDDIKVETEADSDTSDNHRTSTSTLALEDSALPSPNSQGSTPESGLDVYL